In Zingiber officinale cultivar Zhangliang chromosome 8B, Zo_v1.1, whole genome shotgun sequence, a single genomic region encodes these proteins:
- the LOC122014416 gene encoding uncharacterized protein LOC122014416 gives MIKEVTNSAPASIFAMAEARRRTKESPTPMRRREAHNKEQEEEKKKKEEEPHTPSTKGALKSFFTCKHHHHQEHSKRIGCSGSICKLRDMERPEAAAVAPQGEPCKRRGPSNGEGAKNSSRKKQQQPLSELNGVVVSNSFSSHSSASVTAAAAAASSASSSSIGGSFRRMPLRRFSGCYECQMVVDPVSMLSRDSSLRATICSCPDCGEIFVKAESLEIHQAVRHAVSELGPEDTSRNIVEIIFQSSWLKKQTPLCKIDRILKVHNTTRTVTRFEDYRDSIKMKANKLPKRHPRCTADGNELLRFHCTTFMCSVGLEGATNLCTSIPHCNLCSIMKNGFKKDCQGRIQTMATSGRAHDVAGITPEQKSAMLVCRVVAGRVKRKQDEVEEYDSLAGSSGVYSNLDELFVFDPKAILPCFVVVYRS, from the exons ATGATCAAGGAAGTCACCAACTCAGCTCCAGCTTCCATCTTTGCAATGGCAGAAGCAAGGAGAAGAACCAAGGAGTCACCTACACCAATGAGGAGGAGAGAAGCTCACAACAAggaacaagaggaagagaagaagaagaaggaggaggagccacacacaccctccactaagggAGCTTTAAAGAGCTTCTTCACCTGCaaacaccaccaccaccaagagcACAGCAAGAGGATTGGGTGCTCAGGGTCCATTTGCAAGCTGAGGGACATGGAGAGACCAGAGGCTGCTGCTGTTGCTCCTCAAGGTGAGCCATGCAAAAGAAGGGGGCCTTCAAATGGTGAAGGGGCCAAGAACAGCAGCAGGAAGAAGCAGCAGCAGCCTCTGAGTGAGTTGAATGGAGTGGTGGTCTCCAACTCATTTTCTTCTCACTCTTCTGCATCTGTGActgctgccgccgccgccgcttccTCTGCTTCCTCTTCCTCCATTGGGGGGTCTTTTAGGAGGATGCCCTTGAGGAGGTTCTCTGGCTGCTATGAGTGCCAGATGGTGGTGGATCCTGTGAGCATGTTGTCTAGGGACTCCTCCCTCAGGGCCACCATCTGTTCTTGCCCTGACTGTGGAGAGATCTTTGTCAAAGCTGAGAGTTTGGAGATTCATCAAGCAGTGAGACATGCAG TATCGGAATTGGGACCTGAAGACACCAGCAGGAATATAGTGGAGATCATCTTCCAATCGAGTTGGCTGAAGAAGCAAACCCCCCTCTGCAAGATAGACAGGATCCTGAAAGTCCACAACACCACCCGAACAGTCACACGGTTCGAAGACTACCGCGACTCGATCAAGATGAAGGCGAACAAGCTCCCGAAGAGGCACCCGCGGTGCACCGCGGACGGGAACGAGCTCCTCCGCTTCCACTGCACCACCTTCATGTGCTCTGTTGGCCTGGAGGGAGCCACCAACCTGTGCACCTCCATTCCCCACTGCAATCTGTGCAGCATCATGAAGAATGGGTTCAAGAAAGACTGCCAAGGGAGGATTCAGACCATGGCAACCAGCGGAAGGGCTCACGATGTGGCCGGGATCACACCGGAGCAGAAGAGCGCAATGTTGGTGTGCAGAGTGGTTGCAGGGAGAGTGAAGAGGAAGCAGGATGAAGTCGAGGAGTACGATTCATTGGCGGGATCAAGCGGAGTCTACTCCAATTTGGATGAGCTCTTTGTGTTTGATCCTAAAGCTATTCTGCCTTGCTTTGTTGTAGTTTACCGAAGTTGA